The window CAATAGAGCCAAAACCGCCCGCCATGGCAAGCCGGCTTTCCGGCCGGGGCCCCGGCCCGGAAATGACGGATTTTGTGGTGAGAATCGACCGATGACGACCCCCATTGCGCTGACCATCGCAGGCTCCGATTCCAGCGGCGGGGCGGGCATCCAGGCCGACCTGAAGAGCTTCGCCGCCTGCGGGGTCTACGGCGCCTCCGTGATCACCGCGCTGACCGCGCAGAACACCCGCGGCGTCACCGCCATTCATGCGGTGCCGGCGGATTTCGTCACGGCGCAGCTCGATGCGGTGTTCAGCGATCTCGATGTCAAAGCGGTCAAGATCGGCATGGTGGCGCAACGCGACGTGATCGAAGCGATCGTCGCGGGGCTCGCGCGCTGGTCGGCAAAGCACGTGGTGCTGGATCCGGTGATGATTGCCACATCGGGCGACCGGTTGCTTCCCACTGAAGCGGTCGATGCATTGCGCAGCCGGCTGATTCCGCGCGCCGGCCTGATCACCCCCAATCTGCCGGAAGCGGCGGCGCTGCTCGACACTGATATCGCCACGAGTGACGACGAGATCGAGCGGCAGGGACATCGCCTGCTGGCGCTCGGCTGTCCGGCGGTTCTGATCAAGGGCGGGCATGGCACCGGTGCGGAAAGCACCGACTACCTGATCGACCGGCAGACCACCATCCGCCTGGCCGCGCCACGCATCGCGACCCAGAACACCCACGGCACCGGCTGCTCTCTCTCCTCGGCGGTCGCAGCCGGGCTCGCCCAGGGCTATGATCTTGCGACCTCAGTCCGGCGTGCCAAGGACTATATCAGCGCCGCGATCGCAGCCGCCGACCGGCTCCAGATCGGCCATGGCCACGGGCCGGTGCATCATTTCCATGCGTTCGAGACCAAGCGCTAGCTCGTCGTTCCTCTTGGTTCGAGCAGCAGCACTAGACCTGTTGTCTCCAAAAATGTCAGAACGCTGACTGTCGTGTGACTGTCGCAGTCCGTTGCTATCCCGAAATCGCAAACGATGATTTCGCGATTCCTTCAGTTGGCAGCGGACACGGCATGACATCGACCGACCTCGATAAATCCATCGTGGAAACCGCCTATGCGCGCTGGGCTCCGATCTATGATGCGGTGTGCGGCCCGGTGATGGTGAAGGGACGTCGCGCCGCCGCGAAGGCTGCGCGCACCGTCGGCGGCAAGATCCTGGAAGTCGGTGTCGGCACCGGACTGTCGTTCGACGACTACGACGCGACCACCGAGATCACCGGCATCGATCTCTGCGCGCCGATGCTGGAAAAAGCCCGCGCCAAGATGGCGAGCGGGCGTTATCCGCAGGTCAAGGCAGTGCATCTGATGGATGCCCACCAGATGAGCTTCGCTGATGCGACGTTCGATTGCGTGGTCGCCCAGTTCGTCATCACCCTCGTCGCCAACCCCGAGCAGGTGCTGTCGGAGTGCCATCGCGTGGTGAAGCCGGGTGGGCGCATCATTCTCGTCAATCACCTGTATTCCGAGCGCGGGGTCGCCGCCGCCGTCGAGCGCTGGGCTGCGCAGAAAACCCGCTCGCTCGGTTTGCGGCCGGAGTTTCCGTTTGCCCGGCTGCAGGCCTGGGCCAGCGCGAACAAGGACGCGATCCTGGTCGAGCGCCGCAAGGTGGCGCCATTCGGTATCTATACACTGGTCTGTTTCGAACGGATGGCGGTGCAGGCGGCTGCCTGAAACGCGTGACGGGTTTTGGGGCGCCCGTCAT is drawn from Bradyrhizobium prioriisuperbiae and contains these coding sequences:
- the thiD gene encoding bifunctional hydroxymethylpyrimidine kinase/phosphomethylpyrimidine kinase, whose amino-acid sequence is MTTPIALTIAGSDSSGGAGIQADLKSFAACGVYGASVITALTAQNTRGVTAIHAVPADFVTAQLDAVFSDLDVKAVKIGMVAQRDVIEAIVAGLARWSAKHVVLDPVMIATSGDRLLPTEAVDALRSRLIPRAGLITPNLPEAAALLDTDIATSDDEIERQGHRLLALGCPAVLIKGGHGTGAESTDYLIDRQTTIRLAAPRIATQNTHGTGCSLSSAVAAGLAQGYDLATSVRRAKDYISAAIAAADRLQIGHGHGPVHHFHAFETKR
- a CDS encoding class I SAM-dependent methyltransferase, with protein sequence MTSTDLDKSIVETAYARWAPIYDAVCGPVMVKGRRAAAKAARTVGGKILEVGVGTGLSFDDYDATTEITGIDLCAPMLEKARAKMASGRYPQVKAVHLMDAHQMSFADATFDCVVAQFVITLVANPEQVLSECHRVVKPGGRIILVNHLYSERGVAAAVERWAAQKTRSLGLRPEFPFARLQAWASANKDAILVERRKVAPFGIYTLVCFERMAVQAAA